The Desulfovibrio sp. genome includes a region encoding these proteins:
- a CDS encoding TOBE domain-containing protein yields the protein MRNHLTRQQLEGLTLCWEQWEAEAATRTQKTMRARLHLIFLLMRYGGLRLGEVLALEPRSSIDTVTGMLRVSGSNAREILLPVSAMRNIRRILGLPQAAGPDFLQFDQSFLRKKFYAVGSLMDLPSACVGPRAIRYSRGLELLELHVPMPLVLKFLGQQDADQLLAFLNFSDGEARKLLTSQAQGKDASASACHGGEADDGTNLFWGIVTRIFTGMRKVYVEITTFSDFRLAAACTPEEATLHEVHENQVLSVRVDPERIVLSPEKSSMSLANCVKGVVDSLHSDMVETFVCVGLPDGTTLRATVDTCTLDTMHLRDGKKVYAHFASSAVRLVAE from the coding sequence ATGCGTAATCATCTGACTCGCCAACAACTCGAAGGCCTGACCCTGTGCTGGGAACAGTGGGAGGCCGAGGCCGCAACCCGAACGCAAAAAACCATGCGTGCGCGTCTGCACCTGATTTTTCTGCTTATGCGCTACGGCGGCTTGCGGCTGGGCGAAGTGCTGGCGCTGGAACCTCGTTCCTCCATTGACACCGTCACGGGCATGCTGCGCGTTTCTGGCTCCAACGCGCGCGAAATTCTGCTGCCTGTGAGCGCCATGCGCAATATCCGGCGTATTCTTGGTCTGCCGCAGGCGGCCGGGCCTGATTTTTTGCAGTTTGACCAGAGCTTTCTGCGCAAGAAATTTTACGCAGTGGGCAGCCTGATGGATCTGCCGTCTGCCTGCGTGGGGCCGCGCGCCATACGTTATTCACGAGGGCTTGAGCTGCTGGAACTGCATGTGCCCATGCCGTTGGTACTCAAATTCCTCGGGCAACAGGATGCTGACCAACTGCTGGCCTTTCTGAACTTTTCTGACGGCGAGGCGCGCAAGCTGCTCACCTCGCAGGCTCAGGGAAAAGACGCCTCGGCAAGCGCCTGCCACGGCGGCGAGGCCGATGACGGAACCAATCTTTTTTGGGGCATTGTTACCCGCATATTTACCGGCATGCGCAAGGTATATGTGGAGATAACCACTTTTTCAGATTTCAGGCTTGCGGCGGCCTGCACGCCGGAAGAAGCCACCCTGCACGAAGTGCACGAAAATCAGGTGCTGAGCGTGCGGGTAGACCCGGAGCGCATAGTCCTGAGCCCTGAAAAATCGTCCATGAGCCTTGCCAACTGCGTCAAGGGCGTGGTGGACAGTCTGCACTCGGACATGGTGGAAACCTTTGTCTGCGTTGGTTTGCCAGACGGCACAACCCTGCGGGCAACGGTAGACACATGCACGCTGGACACCATGCATCTGCGTGACGGCAAAAAGGTGTATGCCCATTTTGCCTCCAGCGCCGTTCGGCTGGTGGCCGAGTAG
- a CDS encoding substrate-binding domain-containing protein encodes MFRLSRFLLLACAAGYMACAAPVLAADTLMMATTTSTQDSGLLEYLEPVFKQETGIELKWVAVGTGKALEIAKNCDADVLLVHAPSAELEFVKAGHGVDRRQVMYNDFVIVGPVADPAGVKGQTTAEALKRILDTKSGFVSRGDQSGTHKAEQKLWQQSNIVPDKDPKYFSAGQGMISTLNMAAEKQAYALTDRGTWITFADKMGDKNPLAIVVEGDKALFNQYSVITVNPAQCPKVKTDLAKKFEDWWVAPATQQKIAGYMLKGKQLFFPNANK; translated from the coding sequence ATGTTCCGTTTATCCCGTTTTCTGCTCCTGGCCTGCGCTGCGGGCTACATGGCCTGCGCCGCGCCGGTTCTGGCCGCCGATACTCTCATGATGGCAACCACCACCAGCACGCAGGATTCCGGCCTGCTCGAATATCTGGAGCCTGTTTTCAAGCAGGAAACCGGCATTGAGCTTAAGTGGGTAGCCGTGGGCACAGGCAAAGCCCTTGAAATAGCCAAAAATTGCGATGCTGATGTGCTGCTGGTGCATGCGCCTTCGGCTGAGCTTGAATTCGTCAAGGCCGGGCATGGCGTGGACCGCCGTCAGGTCATGTACAATGACTTTGTGATCGTTGGCCCTGTGGCCGACCCCGCTGGCGTGAAAGGGCAGACCACTGCCGAGGCGCTCAAGCGTATTCTGGATACCAAATCGGGCTTTGTGAGCCGTGGCGACCAGTCCGGCACGCACAAGGCGGAGCAGAAGTTGTGGCAGCAGAGCAACATTGTGCCCGACAAGGATCCCAAGTATTTTTCTGCGGGGCAGGGCATGATCTCTACCCTGAACATGGCTGCCGAAAAGCAGGCCTATGCCCTCACCGACCGCGGAACCTGGATCACCTTTGCCGACAAGATGGGCGACAAAAACCCGCTGGCTATCGTGGTTGAAGGCGACAAGGCCCTGTTCAACCAGTACAGCGTCATCACGGTCAATCCCGCCCAGTGCCCCAAGGTCAAGACCGATCTGGCCAAGAAGTTTGAAGACTGGTGGGTTGCCCCGGCCACCCAGCAAAAGATTGCCGGGTACATGCTCAAGGGGAAACAGCTTTTCTTCCCCAATGCCAACAAGTAG
- a CDS encoding ABC transporter permease encodes MDYLINGFSSALYLLTHMDAATLSAIYATIASTCYAMAAALLLGVPLGFLLGHCSFPGKRALRLISDTLLAFPTVLIGLLVYAFITARGPLGEYGLLFTLPGMAIGQAVLALPIVVSWTAQALEDLDPRCRETLLTLGANSRQLAMYALWECRYAVGMVCVTAFGRVITEVGVAMMLGGNIRYATRTMTTAIALETSKGDFAQGIALGLVLLLMAFVVNLALAFFRRRGRA; translated from the coding sequence ATGGATTATCTTATCAACGGCTTCAGCAGTGCCTTGTATCTGCTCACGCACATGGATGCGGCCACGCTTTCGGCCATTTATGCAACCATTGCGTCTACCTGCTATGCCATGGCGGCAGCCTTGCTGCTGGGGGTGCCGCTGGGTTTTCTGCTTGGGCATTGCTCCTTTCCCGGTAAAAGGGCGTTGCGGCTGATTTCAGATACCTTGCTGGCCTTTCCCACAGTGCTGATCGGCCTGCTGGTCTACGCCTTTATTACCGCGCGCGGCCCACTCGGCGAATACGGTCTGCTGTTTACCCTGCCGGGCATGGCCATAGGGCAGGCGGTGCTGGCCTTGCCCATAGTGGTTTCGTGGACAGCGCAGGCGCTTGAAGACCTTGATCCCCGTTGCCGCGAAACCCTGCTTACACTGGGGGCCAACAGCAGGCAGCTTGCCATGTACGCGCTGTGGGAGTGCCGTTACGCCGTGGGCATGGTGTGCGTTACGGCCTTTGGCCGCGTGATTACAGAAGTGGGCGTGGCCATGATGCTTGGGGGCAACATTCGTTACGCCACCCGCACCATGACAACGGCCATTGCCCTTGAAACCAGCAAGGGCGATTTTGCCCAGGGTATTGCCCTTGGCCTTGTGCTGTTGCTCATGGCCTTTGTGGTCAATCTGGCGCTTGCATTTTTCCGGCGCAGGGGGCGGGCATGA
- a CDS encoding ABC transporter ATP-binding protein yields the protein MSGKLYEAHNLVQRYNGREALNVQHLAIEEGEAVFLTGPNGCGKSTLLRLLAFLERPAAGELRYAGGAEGRKEATLLLQDPYLLHMSVFNNVVLGLKIRHQGADLRQTFECCMQAAGFDDPWNFADRGPRELSGGERQRVALASRLALRPRVLLLDEPTANVDAASAWAIALAARNSTAEGMTVVCATHDPALLRAIDAREIKLGTAWDMDARISSL from the coding sequence ATGAGCGGCAAGTTGTATGAAGCCCACAATCTTGTGCAGCGCTATAATGGGCGCGAAGCGCTCAATGTGCAGCACCTTGCTATTGAAGAGGGTGAGGCCGTATTCCTCACCGGCCCCAATGGCTGCGGCAAATCAACCTTGTTGCGGCTGCTGGCCTTTCTGGAGCGCCCGGCTGCTGGCGAGCTGCGCTATGCCGGTGGTGCAGAGGGACGCAAGGAGGCAACCCTGCTTTTGCAGGATCCCTATCTGCTGCACATGAGCGTTTTCAATAACGTGGTGCTTGGGTTGAAAATCCGCCACCAAGGGGCAGATCTGCGGCAGACATTTGAATGCTGCATGCAGGCCGCAGGTTTTGACGATCCCTGGAATTTTGCGGATCGAGGCCCGCGCGAACTCTCTGGTGGTGAACGCCAGCGGGTTGCCCTGGCATCGCGCCTGGCCCTGCGGCCGAGGGTGCTGCTGCTTGACGAGCCAACAGCCAATGTGGATGCCGCAAGCGCATGGGCTATTGCCCTGGCCGCAAGGAACAGCACGGCAGAAGGCATGACTGTTGTCTGCGCCACACACGATCCTGCCTTGCTGCGTGCCATTGATGCCCGTGAAATCAAGCTTGGCACTGCGTGGGACATGGACGCCCGCATTTCGTCATTATAG
- a CDS encoding aldehyde ferredoxin oxidoreductase C-terminal domain-containing protein has product MFRFLRVNMATKTCVFEEIPQEYAGLGGRALTSTIVAREVPPTCTPIGPHNKLVFAPGLLGATNSPNANRISVGCKSPLTEGIKESNAGGQPGGHLARLGILAVIVEDMAKEGEWWQLEVSKDHAKLIPAEVAGMNNFDAVAKLVEKYGKDCSYITIGRAGEFKLTAASIACTDRELRPMRHAGRGGVGAVMGSKGLKAIIVNPEGGKSQPLTDEKAFREASKRFATALSEHPITSKGLAEYGTAVLVNILHEAGGLPTANFTVGQFDKHEAVSGELLNQLTKERGGEGKVAHGCMSGCMIRCSGILPDKKGKFQSKWPEYETLWCFGPHSGIGDLDAISKYDYMCDDIGVDTIDVGVAVGVAMAGGAIPYGDTKAVLDVMNGISDGSPLGRIVGCGAATTGRVFGVRRVPTVKGQSLPAYDPRAVKGQGVTYATSPMGADHTAGYAVTANILNSGGTVDPLKKDGQIELSRNLQVATASVDSVGLCLFTAFAILDVPDALPAVVDMLNAKFGWKLTGDDVVTLGQRVLSTEIDFNRRAGITQAADVLPDFFTDEKLPPHNTTFDITHEELKTVFNWIEEKK; this is encoded by the coding sequence ATGTTCCGTTTTTTGCGCGTCAATATGGCAACCAAGACCTGTGTTTTTGAAGAAATCCCTCAAGAATACGCTGGCCTTGGCGGCCGTGCGTTGACTTCTACCATCGTTGCGCGTGAGGTGCCGCCCACCTGTACGCCCATTGGCCCCCACAACAAGCTTGTTTTTGCTCCCGGTCTGCTGGGCGCCACCAACAGCCCCAACGCCAACCGTATTTCCGTGGGCTGCAAAAGCCCGCTGACCGAAGGCATCAAGGAATCCAACGCGGGCGGCCAGCCCGGCGGTCACCTGGCCCGTTTGGGCATTCTGGCTGTTATTGTGGAAGACATGGCCAAGGAAGGCGAGTGGTGGCAGCTTGAAGTGAGTAAAGACCACGCCAAGCTGATTCCCGCCGAAGTGGCCGGAATGAACAACTTTGATGCTGTTGCCAAGCTGGTGGAAAAGTACGGTAAGGATTGCAGCTACATCACCATTGGCCGTGCGGGCGAATTCAAGCTCACCGCGGCTTCCATCGCCTGCACCGACCGCGAACTGCGCCCCATGCGCCATGCCGGGCGCGGTGGCGTCGGCGCGGTAATGGGTTCCAAGGGCCTCAAGGCCATCATTGTGAATCCCGAAGGCGGCAAGAGCCAGCCTCTGACTGATGAAAAGGCTTTTCGCGAGGCTTCCAAGCGCTTCGCCACGGCGCTTTCCGAACACCCCATCACCAGCAAGGGGCTTGCCGAATACGGCACCGCCGTGCTCGTCAACATTCTGCACGAGGCGGGCGGCCTGCCCACCGCAAACTTTACTGTTGGCCAGTTTGACAAGCATGAGGCTGTTTCGGGCGAGCTTTTGAACCAGCTCACCAAGGAGCGCGGCGGCGAGGGCAAGGTAGCCCACGGCTGCATGAGCGGCTGCATGATCCGTTGCAGCGGCATTTTGCCCGACAAAAAGGGCAAGTTCCAGAGCAAGTGGCCCGAATACGAAACCCTGTGGTGCTTCGGCCCCCACTCCGGCATTGGTGACCTTGATGCCATCTCCAAGTACGACTACATGTGCGATGATATCGGCGTTGACACCATCGACGTGGGCGTTGCCGTGGGCGTTGCCATGGCTGGCGGAGCTATCCCTTACGGGGATACCAAGGCTGTGCTTGATGTCATGAACGGCATCAGCGATGGCTCTCCGCTTGGCCGTATTGTTGGTTGCGGCGCGGCCACCACGGGCCGGGTGTTTGGCGTGCGGCGCGTGCCCACGGTCAAGGGCCAGAGCCTGCCTGCATATGATCCCCGTGCGGTCAAGGGCCAGGGCGTCACCTACGCCACCTCGCCCATGGGCGCAGACCACACCGCCGGTTACGCGGTTACGGCCAACATCCTTAACAGCGGCGGCACGGTTGACCCCCTCAAGAAGGATGGGCAGATCGAGCTTTCACGCAATCTCCAGGTGGCTACCGCCTCTGTGGATTCCGTGGGCCTGTGTCTGTTCACGGCCTTTGCCATCCTTGACGTGCCGGACGCCCTGCCCGCCGTTGTGGACATGCTCAATGCCAAGTTTGGCTGGAAGCTCACTGGCGACGACGTTGTAACGTTGGGCCAGCGCGTTCTTTCCACGGAAATCGACTTCAACCGCCGTGCTGGCATTACCCAGGCTGCGGACGTACTGCCCGATTTCTTCACTGACGAAAAGCTGCCTCCGCATAACACCACTTTCGATATCACCCACGAAGAACTCAAGACGGTCTTCAACTGGATTGAGGAAAAGAAGTAG
- a CDS encoding MoaD/ThiS family protein, translating to MKLTVKLSTTLRDYVPGYVPETGLQVEMPEGSTVAQLAQHLGLPPQDIKIVMVNGRQQKVSDLMRDGDRIAYFPAVGGG from the coding sequence ATGAAACTGACCGTTAAGCTGAGCACCACCCTGCGTGACTATGTGCCGGGCTATGTGCCGGAAACAGGCCTGCAGGTGGAAATGCCGGAAGGAAGCACTGTGGCCCAGTTGGCGCAACATCTGGGCTTGCCGCCGCAAGACATAAAAATTGTCATGGTCAACGGACGCCAGCAGAAGGTGAGCGATCTCATGCGCGACGGAGACCGTATTGCCTATTTTCCGGCTGTCGGAGGAGGCTAG
- a CDS encoding ThiF family adenylyltransferase — MTKSDLHQFFSPYIRAKYQTKFAGDTQETLFVSLEGLRLWAASQALTLRAAMIYLLGQNIWPERFRRNFGLVTAEEMTRLLQGRALVLGCGGLGGYVAELLARSGVGSIRLVDNDVFDESNLNRQRFCSERVLGQRKVCVVRDALADIASHVETEALELVADEGNLPDLVAGMDVALDCLDNISGKTALERAALAAGVVFIHGSVLREEGFCYANAGPQARLEELYPQGQSNSELEHARREGVGALAPASVACLMAKLALRAILSRTASSALFHLDLSVPELERFDWAGKA, encoded by the coding sequence ATGACAAAATCTGATCTGCATCAGTTCTTCAGCCCCTATATTCGGGCAAAATACCAGACAAAATTTGCTGGCGACACGCAGGAAACCCTGTTTGTGAGCCTTGAGGGCTTGCGCCTTTGGGCTGCATCCCAGGCTCTGACATTACGCGCGGCCATGATTTACCTGTTGGGGCAGAACATTTGGCCGGAGCGGTTTCGCCGGAATTTCGGGCTGGTCACAGCGGAGGAAATGACGCGGCTGCTGCAAGGCCGTGCGCTTGTGCTGGGTTGCGGCGGTCTGGGGGGGTATGTGGCCGAACTGCTGGCCCGCTCCGGCGTGGGGAGCATCCGGCTGGTGGACAACGATGTGTTTGACGAGAGCAATCTCAACCGCCAGCGGTTCTGCTCCGAGCGTGTGCTGGGGCAGCGCAAGGTCTGCGTAGTGCGCGACGCGCTGGCGGATATTGCCAGCCATGTGGAAACAGAAGCCCTTGAATTAGTGGCCGATGAGGGCAATCTGCCCGATCTTGTGGCGGGTATGGACGTGGCGTTGGACTGCCTGGACAACATCAGCGGTAAAACTGCCCTGGAGCGGGCAGCTCTTGCTGCCGGCGTCGTCTTCATTCACGGTTCCGTACTGCGCGAAGAAGGCTTTTGCTACGCCAACGCAGGCCCGCAGGCGCGGCTTGAGGAGCTTTACCCGCAGGGGCAGAGCAACAGCGAGCTTGAGCATGCAAGGCGCGAAGGCGTTGGGGCGCTGGCCCCGGCTTCGGTTGCCTGCCTTATGGCCAAGCTGGCTCTGCGGGCCATCTTGAGCCGCACCGCCAGCAGCGCCCTGTTCCACCTCGACCTCTCTGTGCCGGAACTGGAGCGTTTTGACTGGGCAGGCAAGGCCTAG
- a CDS encoding molybdopterin biosynthesis protein, translating to MKRNTYLTLLPPEEARASWFSCLDAKTFALGEERIPLAQALRRVLSRPVAALRSSPAFHGAAMDGIAVHAEDTFTASARTPLRLKLGEQAHWINTGHPLPLGCNAVVMMENINTETEKDHQGESQWAVIEKAAFPWQHVRKMGEDMVATEIILPPGTCIGPYDLGALAAGGALEVPVFRRPRVSIIPSGSEIVPLVDARDEDLRAGRVLPEFNSLIFSAMITEAGGEAATLPVVPDDPEAIRAAIANAIATADMVILNAGSSAGSHDFTAHVLGQMGTVVTHGISVMPGKPTVLAVVNGKPVVGVPGYPVSAGISMEEFVLPLLALWQKRAMSERQKITAVPCNPLPSRPGMEERLRVKLGCVGDTVVAVPLPRGAGTITSLSRADGIIRIPRDSEGCNAGEPVTVELLRPATALAGALLAIGSHDNTLDLLDSMLRKAHPQFRLTSAHVGSLGGIMALKRGQCHLAGSHLLDPASGVYNRKAIEDNLEEPTVLLRLVDREQGILTAPGNPLGISSIEDLAKPGVRFINRQRGSGTRVLLDYRLSCLGIAPTSISGYRDEEYTHMNVAAAVLSGRVDAGLAVRAAANALGLPFIPIGVEEYDLVIPRRFFDGDAVQALLDVIRSEAFRQTVEGLGGYGMEKTGQIIWEYAGK from the coding sequence TTGAAGCGCAACACCTATCTGACCCTGCTGCCCCCGGAAGAAGCCCGCGCCAGCTGGTTTTCATGCCTTGACGCCAAAACTTTCGCCCTTGGCGAAGAACGCATCCCTCTGGCGCAGGCCCTGCGCCGCGTGCTCAGCAGGCCCGTGGCGGCCCTGCGTTCATCCCCGGCCTTTCACGGTGCGGCAATGGACGGCATTGCCGTACATGCGGAGGATACCTTCACCGCCTCTGCCCGCACCCCCTTGCGGCTCAAACTCGGCGAGCAGGCCCACTGGATCAACACCGGTCACCCCTTGCCTCTGGGCTGCAATGCCGTGGTGATGATGGAGAACATCAATACCGAAACCGAAAAGGATCATCAGGGCGAATCGCAGTGGGCCGTTATAGAAAAAGCCGCCTTTCCCTGGCAGCACGTGCGCAAAATGGGTGAAGACATGGTGGCTACAGAGATCATCCTGCCGCCCGGCACGTGCATTGGTCCCTACGACCTTGGCGCGCTGGCGGCCGGCGGTGCGCTTGAAGTACCGGTATTCCGCCGCCCCCGCGTTTCCATCATCCCCAGCGGGTCTGAAATTGTTCCGCTGGTGGATGCACGAGATGAAGATCTGCGCGCAGGTCGTGTGCTGCCCGAATTCAATTCACTGATTTTTTCGGCCATGATTACGGAGGCCGGGGGCGAAGCCGCCACCCTGCCTGTGGTTCCTGACGACCCAGAGGCCATACGGGCCGCCATTGCCAACGCCATTGCAACTGCCGACATGGTCATTCTCAATGCCGGGTCTTCGGCTGGCAGCCACGACTTTACAGCCCATGTGCTCGGGCAGATGGGCACTGTGGTGACGCATGGCATTTCAGTCATGCCGGGCAAACCCACGGTGCTGGCGGTGGTCAACGGCAAACCTGTGGTGGGTGTACCCGGGTATCCGGTTTCTGCGGGCATATCCATGGAAGAATTTGTTCTGCCCCTGCTGGCCCTGTGGCAGAAACGCGCCATGAGCGAGCGGCAAAAGATCACGGCAGTACCCTGCAATCCCCTGCCCTCGCGCCCCGGCATGGAAGAACGGTTGCGGGTCAAACTGGGCTGCGTGGGCGATACGGTTGTGGCCGTGCCCCTGCCGCGCGGCGCAGGCACCATAACCAGCCTCAGCCGGGCCGATGGCATCATCCGCATTCCACGCGACAGCGAAGGCTGCAATGCGGGGGAACCTGTTACTGTCGAGCTGCTGCGCCCCGCCACGGCCCTGGCAGGCGCGCTGCTTGCCATTGGCAGTCACGACAACACACTTGACCTGCTGGACAGCATGCTGCGCAAGGCGCATCCGCAGTTCCGCCTCACCTCGGCCCATGTGGGTTCGCTGGGCGGCATCATGGCGCTCAAGCGCGGGCAGTGCCATCTGGCGGGCAGCCATCTGCTCGACCCGGCAAGCGGCGTATATAACCGCAAGGCCATTGAAGATAATCTGGAAGAACCCACCGTGCTGCTGCGTCTGGTGGACAGGGAACAGGGCATTCTGACCGCGCCCGGCAACCCCCTTGGCATCAGCAGCATTGAAGACCTCGCCAAGCCGGGGGTGCGCTTCATCAACCGCCAGCGCGGCAGCGGAACCCGCGTGCTGCTCGATTACCGCCTGAGTTGCCTTGGCATCGCGCCCACAAGTATCAGCGGCTACCGCGACGAGGAATACACCCACATGAACGTAGCTGCGGCGGTGCTTTCCGGCCGGGTGGATGCCGGCCTTGCCGTGCGGGCGGCAGCCAACGCGCTGGGCCTGCCATTCATACCCATTGGCGTTGAGGAATACGATCTGGTCATTCCCCGGCGCTTTTTTGATGGGGATGCGGTTCAGGCCCTGCTGGATGTTATCCGCAGCGAGGCCTTCCGCCAGACAGTGGAAGGCCTGGGCGGTTACGGCATGGAAAAAACCGGGCAGATTATCTGGGAATACGCCGGGAAATAG
- the glp gene encoding gephyrin-like molybdotransferase Glp, producing the protein MKPFLTLQSVESVLEHIRAFPLLGEERVQLDDALVRSLAQCFSATEDLPGFDRSTVDGFACRARDVFGAQEGNPALVECVADCRMGEVPGIKLEEGQAARILTGGMLPQGADCVVMVEYSRPAGGNLIEITRSQAPGDNVIFRDDDATAESLLLQAGHRLRPQDIGLLAAFGVVEVEVRRKPLVAVLSTGDEVVPSSATPPPGKIRDINAHSIAALCREAGAQPMRAGIVNDDAAKLKAAVTQLAETHDVVVVSGGSSAGMRDHTVEIFESLPQAQLLVHGVAISPGKPFILARAVVNGRTVCLVGLPGHVTSALVCARVFLAPLLEHLQGHADSAKQPQVPAVLARSVASAQGRRDYLRVKLRPLPSQLPTRAQSDKALQPLYEAEPIMGASGLISGIAAADGLMVCPENREGYDAGDTVMVELFR; encoded by the coding sequence GTGAAGCCTTTTTTGACCTTGCAATCAGTTGAATCGGTGCTTGAGCATATTCGGGCCTTTCCCCTATTGGGTGAAGAGCGCGTCCAGTTGGACGACGCCCTTGTTCGCAGCCTTGCCCAATGCTTTTCGGCAACAGAAGACCTGCCGGGATTTGACCGCTCCACCGTTGACGGTTTTGCCTGCCGCGCCCGCGATGTTTTTGGCGCGCAGGAGGGCAACCCTGCTCTGGTGGAATGCGTGGCCGACTGCCGCATGGGCGAGGTGCCAGGCATCAAGCTTGAAGAGGGACAGGCCGCGCGCATTCTCACCGGGGGCATGCTGCCGCAGGGCGCGGATTGCGTGGTGATGGTTGAATACTCCCGCCCGGCGGGAGGCAACCTCATTGAGATTACCCGCAGTCAGGCCCCGGGCGACAATGTTATTTTTCGCGATGATGACGCAACCGCAGAGTCTTTGCTGCTGCAAGCCGGGCACCGCCTGCGCCCTCAGGACATCGGCCTGCTGGCGGCATTTGGAGTGGTGGAGGTGGAGGTACGCCGCAAACCGCTGGTTGCCGTACTCTCTACGGGCGACGAGGTTGTTCCCAGTTCCGCGACCCCACCGCCGGGCAAAATCCGCGATATCAACGCCCACAGCATTGCAGCCCTCTGCCGCGAGGCTGGCGCGCAGCCAATGAGAGCCGGGATTGTCAACGATGACGCCGCCAAGCTCAAAGCAGCCGTGACCCAGCTCGCAGAAACACATGACGTGGTGGTGGTTTCCGGCGGCTCCTCAGCGGGCATGCGCGACCACACCGTGGAAATTTTTGAGTCTCTTCCCCAGGCCCAGCTGCTAGTGCACGGGGTCGCCATCAGCCCCGGCAAACCCTTTATTCTGGCCAGGGCCGTAGTCAACGGGCGCACAGTCTGCCTTGTGGGCCTGCCCGGTCACGTCACCAGCGCGCTTGTCTGCGCCCGCGTATTTCTTGCTCCCTTGCTAGAGCATCTTCAAGGCCATGCCGATTCCGCAAAACAGCCGCAGGTTCCCGCTGTGCTTGCACGTTCTGTAGCTTCCGCACAGGGCAGGCGCGACTATCTGCGCGTGAAACTGCGCCCCCTGCCCAGCCAGCTCCCCACGCGGGCGCAGTCAGACAAAGCCCTGCAACCGCTGTACGAGGCGGAACCCATCATGGGCGCATCGGGCCTTATCTCTGGCATTGCTGCGGCAGACGGCCTCATGGTCTGCCCTGAAAACCGCGAAGGCTACGATGCGGGCGATACCGTAATGGTGGAACTTTTTCGCTAG
- a CDS encoding MarR family transcriptional regulator, with amino-acid sequence MSYHRYTFDNYSPKRNPLRSIIDIASAIKVVGGRRVADLGITFAQWIVLIRIGSKVGSTAAELCRAIEYDSGSMTRMLDRLEKAGLIYRERSSEDRRVVNLHLTKEGQDLYPRLTPVAISNHNQSLKGFTSDEVETLMGFLDRIVANLKIAE; translated from the coding sequence ATGTCTTACCATCGTTATACGTTCGATAACTACTCTCCCAAGCGCAACCCCTTACGCTCGATCATTGACATCGCCAGCGCGATTAAAGTAGTGGGCGGCCGCCGGGTGGCCGACCTGGGCATTACTTTTGCGCAATGGATTGTTTTAATTCGCATTGGCAGCAAGGTGGGAAGCACTGCTGCCGAGCTATGCCGCGCAATCGAATATGACAGTGGTTCAATGACGCGCATGCTTGACCGGTTGGAGAAAGCCGGTCTGATTTACCGGGAACGCAGTTCTGAAGACCGTAGAGTAGTCAACCTGCATCTGACCAAGGAGGGGCAGGATCTCTATCCCCGGCTGACGCCCGTGGCTATAAGCAATCATAATCAGAGTCTTAAGGGCTTTACCTCCGACGAAGTTGAAACGTTGATGGGCTTCCTTGATCGTATTGTCGCCAATTTAAAAATCGCTGAGTAG